The DNA segment GCAAAGGACGGCCAGGAACGCAAAGATCTCGAAGAACGTGAACGAATCGAGCCCCGGACCGCGTGGCAGACCGCGCAGGACCAGAATCGCAGGAGCCGCGGCGGCCAGCTGAAGCCCCTGCGCGCGTGTCGCGTCGTCGCCGAAGGTCTTCGCTATGGCTGCGACGGCGAACAGCGCGAGCACTCCGATCGAGAGGACCCACACAACGATCTGCCAACGGTCCGGCGCAACCGCTGTCGGTACAGGATCCAAAACGCGCCCATTTCAGGCCCCGTCCGAACAGCACGGTGGCGCCGATGGTGGGTGCCGCCGTCGTCCTCTTCCTGCGCGCAAGCGGGGCGACCGTGTCGCCGTAGTGGCGTAGGAACAGCTCTTCGAGCGACGGCGGTGCGATGAGCAGGCCTTTGACCCCGAGGGTGCCAAGAAGTGGCAGGACCTCGTGGACGCGATCGGAATCGGCGCCGAATTTGACGCGCCCGTCGGCCACGGTGAGGTCGTGGACCTGGGACAGTGTGTCGAGCGCGAGTGGGTGTCCACACTGTCCTGCGCGAACGAGATTTCCGTACGGGTGAGGTGGCGCAGTGCGTCGAGCGTGCCGCCGTCGTCGATCCGGCCGGCGCGGATGATGCTCACGCGGCCGGCGAGCTGCTCGACTTCGGAGAGGATATGGCTCGAGAGCAGCACGGTAGCGCCGTTCTCGTCCACGATCCGCCGGATCTCGCGAGTGAAAACAGCCTCCATGAGCGGGTCAAGGCCGCTCGTGGGCTCGTCGAGGAGATACAGCTCAGCATCCATGACGAGGGCGGCGATGAGCGCGACCTTCTGGCGGTTTCCCTTCGAATAGGCACGGCCCTTCTTGCTCGGATCGAAGTCGAAGAGTTCGCAGAGGTGATCCTTGCGCTCCTTGTAAGTGGCGTGGTCCACGGCGCCGTCGCGGAGTCGGGAAAGGAGGTCGATGGCCTCCCCGCCGGAAAGGTTGGGCCAGAGGCTCACGTCACCCGGAATGCTCGCCCACGCCGGTGGAGCTCGACGGCGTCCGCCCACGGATGCATGCCCAGAACCGTCGCGCTGCCCGACGACGCGCGGGCCAGCCCGAGAAGGATGCGCAGCGTGGTGGTCTTCCCGGCGCCGTTCGGCCCGAGGAAGCCGTGGATCTCACCTTTGTGGACCTCGAGGTCCAGGCCGTCGAGCGCTCTGACGCGCCCGAAGTTCTTGTGCAAGTCGACAGTGCGGATGACGGTGTCCATGCCGCAAACATACGCAGTTTTCACAAAGTTTTGAAATACCGAAAGACCCTTGTGTTCCTGTGCGGTTCGTGCGTAGGCCTTTTCGTGTGTTTGGGCATTCGCACCGCGACGGAACATGGATCCGGCACCGGTGGGATGCGGCGGCACCTAGTCTTTTCCAAGCCGATGAGATCCACGACGGGGTAGAAGCGCGCCGTCTGCACCGATTCAAGATTTATCAGAGCTTCGTCCTTGCTGCCGTAAGCCTCGCTTGTGACAATGACCGCCCCGTTGCCGTCCTTGATCCGAAACCTATAGAAACCCGCATTGTCCGTGTAAACCTCAATGCTGCCTTTCATTCTGGCGTCCTTTGCATTTTCACGCGGTCACACATCTCGTACACATTGCTCCTGGCCGGGTTTTTGGCTCCATTCCAAGACTGCTGTGCCGATATGAAAACGTGTAGTGCCGAAAGTCACCTTCTGATTCCATTCGTTCTGGTCAAGCCGCGGGTCAAGCAGCGCTGCGACCGGGACTTACGCCCCTACCCAGCCCTGCTCACCGGCGATCCAATGAAATGACTTCCTTCAGGAAATAGATCCGGGTTGCCCATTGAGGAAGCGAAAGGATTAATGAGATGACCAGCACCAGTTCATTCGTGATTGTGCTTGGCTTTGACGGTTCTACACATTCCCACAGGCACTGAAGTGGGCCTTGGACGAGGCCGGCCGGCGCAACGGCGAGCTCCGCCTGATCACGGCATGGAGCAAGCCGCCGATGTCTTGGTACCGGCCAGTACTGGAAACGGCCGCTGGTGAAATCGTGGCCGAGGATTCCCCCCGAACGAATCGCAGAGAGGTTGCAGGCCGACGCCCTGAAAGCTGCCGCTAGCGAGGGCATAGCGGCAACCGGCAGGCCGTTCACGCTGATTCAGCGGCGTCGGCCATACTGGACGCCGCTAAGGACGCGGATCTGGTCATCGTCGGGTCCGCGGGCACGGTGGATTTCCGGGCCTGCACCTGGGCTCGGTCTCGACCCAGGTCATTGACCACGCACCGTGTCCGGTTCTCGTCGTCCGTTGAGCCCATGAAGCAGCGGGATCCGGACAGGATGGTGATCGTGGTGCACGAATTCCGGGACCCTTCTTTGTTCCCTGTAGCGAAGAAGACTGCTCGTTGGGGCGGGTTGGTTAGGGGTCCCGCCGGGTCCAGGATAGTGCCCAGAGCGTGGTGCCAACGATGACGAATCCGATGAGGAGGGGCAGGGCTTGTAGTGGGTCCAGGGGATTAGGGATGGATGTCGGGTCGTAGAGGGCTGTGGCTGCGTTGATGGGGAGGAAGGGGGCGAGGCCGCGCGCCCATTCCCAGGGCGAGAGTGCAACGAGGCCGGGGCAGGACGAGGATCAGTACGAGGCTGCCGCGATGGAGAACGCGGTGCTTCGCAGGATCCCTCCGATGCACAGTGAGATCAGTGAGATCAGTGTCATCGCGGTGGCGGCGGAGGCCGCGGTTACCAGTATTTCTGTTGCCAATGCCGCTGGTTCCGGGAGTGGTCCGTTTCCGGAAAGCATGGCTGTTGCCAAGAGCGCGGACAGGCTACGCCGGCGAAACCTATAACCCAGACGACGACCGCCAGTGCCGTGATTTTGGCGCCTATGACCCGCAGGCGCGGGGGACGACGGTGAGGGTTGATCCGATTTGCCCGGTCGCGTATTCATTGCTGATGCACAACACGGCGACGATCACAGTTAGGAGGATGCCGAAAATGACCGTGAATGTGTAGGACCTTGCCAGCAGTTCCAAGTTGGTTGTGGCGTCGGAACCCATTACTTCTGCTTTGGAGGGTGCACTGATGAGGGTCTCAAGAGCAGACTGACCGGAATGCAGGCCAGCAGAGTGACGAGGATTGAGCGGACAGAGAGCAGTTTGAGAAGTTCGGAACGGACGCAGCCAATGAAAGTGATCCGGTGGCTTCGAAGGGCGTCGTTCACGGGGGCGCCCGTGGTGGTGTGCTGGTCATCGGTGGCCTTTCGTCGGGTTGATGGCGCTAAACGTGGCTTCTTCGGCGACGAGTTGTTCGTATGCGTCTTCCAGGGAGCGGTCGATGGATCGTAGTTCGTGCAGCGCGATCCCGGCGCTTGCTGCGATGTCCCCAACAGTGGCTCTTTCCAACCCCAGAACCTGGAGTCGGCCGTTGTCTGTTTGCTGGATTCTCGCGCCGGCGTCTCGGAGCTGAACTGAGAGAGCGTCCGGTTGCGGGCTGCTGACCAGCACCGTGGCTTCGTGCTGCCGCCTACGATCGATGTCAGCGATAGCGCCATCTGCAGGACTTGGCCTTTGCCCATGACGATGATCCGGTCGGCTGTGCGTTCCATCTCGCTCATCAGGTGCGAGGATACAAGGACTGTGCGGCCTTCGTCGGCCAGTTGGCGCAGGAAGGAACGGATCCAGTTGATACGTCCAGATCAAGTCCATTGATGGGTTCATCGAGTATCAGCACGCGTGGATCGCCGAGCAACGCCCCGGCAGTCCGAGGCGTTGCTTCATGCCCAAGGAGTATTTCCTTACGGGCATGTTGGCTGCCGTGGCAAGACCGGTCAGTTCCGTACTTCATCGACCCGGGCAGCCTTAATCCTTGGGTCAGGGCGATAGCCCGGATATGGTTCCTTGCAGACCGTGCCGGATGAACCCAACCTGCATCAAGAAGCGCGCCGACTTCCCCCAGCGGTGCGGACGTAGAAGCAAAAGAGGCCCGTTCACCCACGCTTTCCGGACGTCGGGGTGACAAGCCCGAGGATCATTTTCATGATGGTTGATTTTCCTGCCCCGTTGGGGCCAACAACCCTGTCACCATGCCCGGATGAACCGTAAGGTAACATCATTGACGATGGCTGATTGCCGTAGGACTTCGACAAACCTTCAATTTTGATCATTCCCCAAGCCTACGAAGCCGGGAACACGCACTGTTTGATCTTTAGAACTACATTCGGACCCCAAGGACTCAGACCACGGTATGACTTCCTGCCAGAATCGGGGTCGCTGCAGAAACGGAAGAAATCGTACGTTAGTGGTGTCTGGTCCTTGGGGGCTGACAGCTTTAGTCCACTTATCGGTCCATGCAGGGTCTACCCTGACCGGCCCTTGACCGGCCCCTGATTTGTCCCTGAGTGAGGTCTTTTTCGCGCTTCCTGTGCTGGTGTTGAACATAGGATTCGAGGCATGAATGGTCATCTTGCTTATGCACAGATTCTGTCCGGTGCCAATCTTGTGAAAACCTATGGGAGCAGTTACGCGCTGGCCGGGAGTGGATGTCGCTATCGCGGCGGGCGAATCCGTGGCGATCATGGGTCCTTCCGGTTCGGGAAAGACGACCCTGCTCCATTGTCTTGCGGGATCATCGTGCCGGATGCGGGGGTGGTTGAGACGCGCGCGTAGTGAGATCTCTCTCAACAACAAAGCGATCGCGAGCAGGTGCAGGACCGCGTTGGTGGGACCCGCCGAAGGCCATCGTGACGGCGATGGCGTTCTCGAACGCCTTCTTGGTCATGATGTCCCTGGCGGTGATGCCGAGGCGGAGCAGGTTGACCACTGCCTCGCCGGACCTGCGGGCAAAATCATCACGACGGCGGTCTGCCGAGGGCGGGGCTGCAGAGCCGGCAGGGACATGCCGAGCGCTTCGCCGATGCACGCCATGGTGTGGCCGTGTACATGCCGCCGCAGGCACCCTCGCCCGGGCAAATGGCGCGTTCGATGCGGTCCAGGTCGCCCCTGCTCATCTTGCCGGCGGCGCACGCACCCACGGCTTCGAAGGCGTCAATGAGGGTGACTTCCTTCTCTGAGCCGTCCTCGAGCTTGACCCATCCGGGCATGATGGAACCGGCGTACAGGAAGACACTGGCCAGGTCCAAGGCGGGCGGCAGCCATGAGCATGCCCGGAAGGGACTTGTCGCAACCGGCCAGCAAAACGGAGCCGTCGATGCGTTCGGCCTGCATGACGGTCTCGACGGAGTCGGCAATGACTTCGCGCGAAACCAGGGAGAAGTGCATGCCCTCGTGTCCATGGAAATGCCGTCCGACACGGAAATAGTGCCGAACTGCATCGGAAACCCGCCGCCGGCGTGAACGCCTTCCTTGGCGCCCTGGGCGAGGCGGTTCAGCGAGAGGTTGCACGGCGTAATTTCGTTCCACGAACTCGCGACACCGATCTGGGGCTTGGCGAAGTCAGCATCGCCCATGCCTACGGCCCGGAACATGCCTCGCGCGGGAGCGGCATGAATGCCATCCGTTACCACCCGGCTACGTGGCTTGATGTCCGGCTGGCTGTCTGACGCAATGGGGGGTGTGCTCACTCATGGGCACGAGTCTATGACTCTTGAGTTGTGGCCACGAGCACGGCGGGCGGGTGGAGGCAAATTCAGTGCTAATTCATGCAATATTTCATGCAAATAGTGGACAGGCATCCCAATGCATGAAATCTGCCGGGACGCCTCGAATCGATAGGCCGTGCTAGACAGCCCCGTGGCGCGGACGTAACGTCAAATCACGACACCTGTGCCACTCGAACAGAAGGGCTCCTCCCATGGATTGGTTGATATGGGTTATCGTCATTGTGTTGATCGTCGCGGTTGTCTGGTGGCTCTTGAGCCGCAACAGCGCGAAGTCTTCTTCGAGCGGCGTGGCAGGGTCCGCGCCGTCGCAAGCCGCCTCGTCACCAACCGCCGGACAAGACTTGGCCGAGGAACGCACGGCGGCACCAGAGCCCGAAACCGTGCCGGCGTCCGAATCGAAACTCGCCACCGAACCCGCATCTGAACCGGGCGACTCTGAACCGGGCGACGTCGACGACTGGGAGCGCCCTGTCCCACCCCCACGCATCCGGGATGGACACCCCGCCAGAGTCACCAGCTGCCGGAAGCGTTCCGGGGAGCCGTTTTCGACGAGCCCACGCTTGCAGAGCCCGTGCTGTCCGAGGAAGAAGCCCCCGAACAAGGCGCTCCCGAACCGGAACCCGAAGGCGGCGTGACAGCCGACGACGTCACGCCGGCCGATGCCGGACCTTCCGGTCCCGCCGCCCCAGCGAGTCACCTGGCGCCGGGCACCGGATCGGAAACACCTCAACCAGCCCACCCCGGGCAGCTGGCAGATAGCGCCGAATGGGAAGTCACATGGAGCGAAGGCGGCGCCCAGGGAGGTGCCGGCGCTCCGAGCCACCACCACGAGGTACACGGACCCGCATGCACCAACGCTTCCAGGTGCGGAATCCGCGCGGCGGAAACTGTCGACGCTGCTCCGGAATCCACTGACGCGGTTCTGCTGGGCGGGCATCTTGCCGCCGAGCAGCCGTTATGGTGAGGGCTCGGCTGCTGCCGCTGCGGATGGAAGCGGACCTGATGGCTATGCCGTCAAGGGAAACGCCGACACCATGACCTACCACGATGAAGACAGTCCGTCCTACGACGAGGTCAAGGCCGAGGTCTGGTTTGTTTCGAGTGCCCACGCCGAAGCAGCCGGTTTCCGGCCGCCGCGGAGGAATCGGCGATAATCGGAGCTACGGCGGTCGGCGAGTTTCCCGGCGTCGTGCCCGCAGGTGAAGGTGGCCTGCGGGGCCGCGGACGGGCGGTTGAGCCTCGGCACGCCCGACGTCACCTTCTCCGGCTTTCCCAAAGCCCCAACCCACGACGGCGGTCGCTTCCGCTTCGGTCCCGACGGTTTCCTCTACGTCTTCTTATACGTCGGCACAGGAGATTCACAGCGCCCGGGGGCAGGCTCAGGACCGCATTGCGCTTGGCGGAAAGTTCCTGCGGCTTGCCCCCGGTGGAAAACCCGTGCCAGTGGTCCGGCCGTCGACGGCGGATTTCTCACCGAGCAGCATGGAGCCGGGCGGCACCCTGCGGGTCCCGAGCAACAACCAAACCCTGATTTCGCGCTACTCCTGAAGCCTCCCCGCCAAGGGCGGCCGAGGGGCTCAGTTCGATTTCACACTTCGGCAAGTGTCGTGTAGAGTTACATGTCGTTGCGGAGATCAACGAGGGAAGAAAGCCTTCAGCTGATTGAAATCAACAGATGCACCTCTAGCTCAATTGGCAGAGCAATTGACTCTTAATCAATGGGTTCCGGGTTCAAGTCCCGGGGGGTGCACCAAAGGGAAGGACCCTTGGGCGGCGCTAGCCGCCCAAGGGTTATTTCTTTGCGTCGTGAGCAACAAACAATTGCACCTCTAGCTCAATTGGCAGAGCAATTGACTCTTAATCAATGGGTTCCGGGTTCAAGTCCCGGGGGGTGCACCAAAAGGAAGATCCCTGGACGGCGAAACGCCCTCCAGGGATCTTTGTCGTTCGGCCAGCTCCGCACCGGATGAACGAGCGAGCCAAAGCTC comes from the Arthrobacter methylotrophus genome and includes:
- a CDS encoding YegP family protein, coding for MKGSIEVYTDNAGFYRFRIKDGNGAVIVTSEAYGSKDEALINLESVQTARFYPVVDLIGLEKTRCRRIPPVPDPCSVAVRMPKHTKRPTHEPHRNTRVFRYFKTL
- a CDS encoding ATP-binding cassette domain-containing protein, with protein sequence MMLPYGSSGHGDRVVGPNGAGKSTIMKMILGLVTPTSGKRG
- a CDS encoding dihydroxy-acid dehydratase is translated as MPAAACTRPHHGVHRRSARHVPAGSAAPPSADRRRDDFARRSGEAVVNLLRLGITARDIMTKKAFENAIAVTMAFGGSHQRGPAPARDRFVVERDLTTRASQPPPHPAR
- a CDS encoding dihydroxy-acid dehydratase; translation: MSTPPIASDSQPDIKPRSRVVTDGIHAAPARGMFRAVGMGDADFAKPQIGVASSWNEITPCNLSLNRLAQGAKEGVHAGGGFPMQFGTISVSDGISMDTRACTSPWFRAKSLPTPSRPSCRPNASTAPFCWPVATSPFRACSWLPPALDLASVFLYAGSIMPGWVKLEDGSEKEVTLIDAFEAVGACAAGKMSRGDLDRIERAICPGEGACGGMYTATPWRASAKRSACPCRLCSPALGRPPS